The following are encoded together in the Falsiruegeria litorea R37 genome:
- a CDS encoding alpha/beta fold hydrolase — MRGQVIQRRLTTILMADMAGYSRLIEADEDGVLARQRSYRKTLIDPTIAEAHGRIVKTTGDGMMVEFSSPRAAVTCALAIQSGMIKHEESEPHDTRIQYRIGINIGDVVDEDGDLFGDDINVAARLEQMAEPGGVCLSDALHQLVHSHLDVAFADLGSQSVKNISRPIRVWQWTPIERQRYSDARELSRSQQIEFCVAPDGVQLAYARVGTGSPVLKMPNWLNHLEYDWYDPIRGPMLQDMARAHQFIRFDQRGNGLSDWEAEDISEDAMAMDIETVVNATGLERFAVFAVSQGCAFAVRYAAAHPERVRCMVMYGGYARGSLRRGKPDQEALHAATTDVIRAGWGSVTPAFRHMFTEMMMPSASATQKEGFDELQRVASSPENAARVNDMNARCDVSDLARQLQVPVLVLHAEGDKRVPVEEGRRLAALIPGARFQTLPGDNHMLLPGTPAYDSFSRSFREFMAEHHD, encoded by the coding sequence TTGAGGGGCCAAGTCATTCAACGCCGCCTGACCACCATCCTGATGGCCGACATGGCCGGATACAGCCGCCTGATCGAGGCGGATGAAGACGGTGTCCTGGCCCGGCAGCGCAGCTATCGCAAAACCCTGATCGACCCCACGATTGCCGAAGCCCACGGTCGGATCGTCAAAACCACAGGCGATGGGATGATGGTCGAGTTTTCCAGCCCCCGCGCTGCTGTCACCTGTGCCCTGGCGATCCAGTCGGGCATGATCAAACACGAAGAAAGCGAGCCGCACGACACGCGCATCCAATACCGCATCGGCATCAACATCGGGGATGTGGTGGACGAGGACGGCGATCTCTTTGGTGACGATATAAACGTGGCCGCACGGCTGGAACAGATGGCGGAACCGGGCGGTGTCTGCCTGTCGGACGCGCTGCACCAACTGGTGCACAGCCATCTGGATGTGGCGTTTGCCGATCTTGGATCACAAAGCGTCAAAAACATCTCGCGCCCAATCCGGGTCTGGCAGTGGACACCAATCGAACGTCAAAGATACAGCGACGCCCGAGAGCTGTCCCGCAGCCAGCAGATCGAATTCTGCGTCGCCCCCGATGGGGTTCAACTTGCCTATGCGCGTGTGGGCACGGGATCACCGGTACTCAAGATGCCCAACTGGCTCAACCATCTGGAATACGACTGGTACGACCCGATACGCGGACCGATGTTGCAGGATATGGCCCGCGCCCACCAGTTCATCCGCTTTGATCAACGCGGCAACGGCCTGTCCGATTGGGAGGCCGAGGACATTTCCGAAGACGCGATGGCAATGGATATCGAAACTGTTGTCAACGCGACAGGATTGGAACGGTTCGCGGTTTTTGCCGTATCGCAGGGCTGTGCCTTTGCGGTGCGCTATGCCGCTGCTCATCCGGAGCGGGTTCGCTGCATGGTCATGTATGGCGGCTATGCCCGTGGCAGCCTGCGCCGTGGAAAACCGGATCAGGAGGCTCTGCACGCCGCCACAACCGATGTCATTCGCGCCGGATGGGGATCCGTCACGCCTGCCTTTCGGCACATGTTCACCGAAATGATGATGCCAAGCGCAAGCGCCACCCAAAAGGAAGGCTTTGACGAGCTGCAACGCGTCGCCTCGTCGCCAGAAAACGCGGCGCGTGTAAACGATATGAACGCCCGGTGCGATGTCAGCGATCTGGCGCGTCAGCTGCAGGTGCCGGTGCTTGTCCTACATGCCGAAGGCGACAAACGTGTCCCCGTCGAAGAAGGCCGCCGACTGGCCGCTTTGATCCCCGGAGCGCGGTTTCAAACTCTGCCCGGCGACAACCACATGCTGCTTCCCGGAACGCCTGCTTACGACAGTTTTAGTCGCAGTTTCCGCGAATTCATGGCAGAGCATCATGATTGA
- a CDS encoding ferredoxin--NADP reductase, which translates to MTEMKSVTDAPAVKAPVLPDAQTVTDVKHWTDSLFSFKVSRPASLRFRSGEFVMIGLLGDNGKPLLRAYSIASPSWDEELEFYSIKVQNGPLTSKLQHIKPGDQIILRPKPVGTLVHDALLPGKRLWFFATGTGFAPFASLLREPQTYEDYDEVVITHTCREVAELEYGRQLIESIKQDEMLAELIGEGFADKIRYYPTTTREESPKMGRITDLLTDGTVFKDLGIDPINPETDRGMVCGSLAFNKDITEILEGFGLEEGANSDPKQFVVEKAFVG; encoded by the coding sequence ATGACAGAGATGAAATCCGTGACCGATGCACCCGCCGTCAAGGCCCCCGTTCTCCCCGACGCCCAGACCGTCACCGATGTGAAGCACTGGACCGACAGCCTGTTCTCTTTCAAGGTGTCGCGCCCTGCCTCGCTGCGCTTCCGCTCGGGAGAGTTCGTGATGATCGGCCTGTTGGGCGACAACGGCAAGCCGCTGCTACGCGCCTATTCCATCGCCTCGCCGTCCTGGGACGAAGAGCTGGAGTTCTACTCGATCAAGGTGCAGAATGGCCCTCTGACGTCAAAGCTGCAGCACATCAAGCCTGGCGATCAGATCATCCTGCGCCCCAAGCCCGTTGGCACCCTGGTGCACGACGCGCTGCTGCCCGGCAAGCGTCTGTGGTTCTTTGCCACCGGCACCGGTTTTGCCCCCTTTGCCTCGCTCCTGCGTGAACCGCAGACCTATGAGGACTACGACGAAGTCGTCATCACCCACACCTGCCGCGAAGTGGCCGAGCTGGAATACGGTCGTCAGCTGATCGAAAGCATCAAGCAAGACGAGATGCTGGCAGAACTGATCGGCGAAGGGTTTGCGGACAAGATCCGTTATTACCCGACCACCACCCGCGAAGAGAGCCCCAAGATGGGCCGGATCACCGATCTGCTGACCGACGGCACCGTGTTCAAGGATCTGGGCATCGACCCGATCAACCCGGAAACCGATCGCGGCATGGTCTGCGGCAGCCTGGCCTTCAACAAGGACATCACCGAAATCCTCGAAGGGTTCGGCCTGGAAGAAGGTGCAAATTCGGATCCCAAGCAGTTTGTAGTTGAAAAAGCCTTTGTGGGCTAA
- a CDS encoding DUF934 domain-containing protein, with protein MNVIVSDEGFQPDDWTDGFVTLDDAANDVVALDVASDTNPDELIDRLGAAKMVRVDFPSFADGRGFTIARTLRLKGFTGRLRAKGHVLADQYAMARRSGFDEVEIDQHLANRQPEDQWLARANWKDHDYQARLRG; from the coding sequence ATGAACGTGATCGTAAGCGACGAGGGCTTTCAGCCCGACGACTGGACCGACGGCTTTGTCACCCTGGACGATGCCGCAAATGACGTGGTGGCACTGGATGTGGCATCCGACACCAACCCTGACGAATTGATCGACCGCCTGGGTGCGGCCAAGATGGTGCGGGTCGATTTCCCATCCTTTGCCGATGGGCGCGGGTTTACCATTGCCCGCACCCTGCGATTGAAAGGCTTTACCGGACGCCTGCGCGCCAAGGGCCATGTTCTGGCCGACCAATACGCCATGGCGCGGCGCTCGGGCTTTGACGAGGTCGAGATTGATCAGCACCTGGCCAATCGCCAGCCCGAGGATCAATGGCTTGCCCGCGCCAACTGGAAAGACCACGATTATCAGGCCCGCCTGCGCGGATAA